A region from the Linepithema humile isolate Giens D197 chromosome 1, Lhum_UNIL_v1.0, whole genome shotgun sequence genome encodes:
- the LOC105668558 gene encoding A disintegrin and metalloproteinase with thrombospondin motifs adt-2-like, protein MFLILKLLIIFLLNKTFAYIEQDIEKILLPAWNSSAKEIPLTLKIFGKVIQLNLRRNERIVSSKFEAWKRDAKNITEELIPQLYTSDSCYYFHKNHISTAAINFCQQHGWEGFVFLKHETLEIRPLQIDFAFLTTIDDLCVKEVINISFGRPHLIKRTSRLSAGPNFRKFDNFKIKRRHVRNTQGKLTIELAVFFDEAAYRTFMPLLDKDEEKLRMMILAYVNNVQAMFHHPSLGVSIDISLVHLKIFDKQPSYLPVFDGNSVKLLKAFCKYAKAENSPYDNNPHHWDIGLYLTGVNINGRSLAVAGKSFVGGVCKSNKSCAIAEFGIADSLSSGFTSSIIAAHEIGHVLGMRHDSVLCDYDKGIMSPNMGPVGFMGWSWCSRYTAEELWTTPKCLGDRTKSKDAYDHSRYHDLPGREWTAKAQCEIFFRDKDANVVSLLDICKSLQCETPHKSRHYFTGPALEGTNCALKKECRGGECVPISEPPYILKYYENDNWSEWKEDTCQSSCLVKSKGVKVKRRSCKHGSNRSASCKGPYYDVVLCDDSLLCTEKRKRIDSHIEIKCERVNYFAKKNNFTMTFELYIDIEPGWQAAHDNEKPWKACTIHCRLKNSSTLYAPRLEMINFNMVPYFPDGTWCHKEDGENYYCRQHYCLPETYSYNG, encoded by the exons ATGTTTctcatattaaaattgctaataatatttttattaaataaaacgttcGCATATATCGAgcaagatattgaaaaaatattgttgccGGCATGGAATTCAAGCGCAAAAGAA ATACCACTAACtctgaaaatttttggaaaagtaATTCAATTAAACCTGCGTAGAAACGAGCGGATTGTATCGTCCAAGTTTGAGGCATGGAAACGTGATGCAAAAAACATTACAGAAGAACTTATTCCGCAATTATACACATCTGATTCttgctattattttcacaaaaatcatATCAGCACGGCGGCCATAAACTTTTGTCAACAACATGGATGG GAAGGATTCGTTTTTCTGAAACATGAAACATTGGAAATTAGACCTTTGCAAATTGACTTTGCGTTTTTGACCACAATCGACGATCTTTGCGTTAAAGAAgtgataaatatatcatttggCAGACCTCACTTAATTAAAAGAACATCGCGATTATCTGCTGGTCCAAACTTTcgtaaatttgataattttaaaataaagcgaCGTCATGTACGAAATACGCAAGGAAAATTAACTATAGAACTGGCTGTGTTCTTCGACGAAGCCGCATATCGAACGTTCATGCCTCTTCTGGACAAAGATGAAGAAAAGTTGCGCATGATGATATTAGCGTATGTGAATAATGTTCAAGCTATGTTCCATCATCCTAGTTTGGGTGTTTCTATCGATATATCGTTGGTACATTTGAAAATCTTCGATAAACAACCGTCATATTTGCCAGTTTTTGACGGTAACAGTGTGAAACTGCTCAAGGCATTCTGCAAATACGCGAAAGCTGAAAATTCTCCATACGATAATAATCCGCATCACTGGGATATTGGTCTTTACCTGACTGGAGTAAACATTAATGGTAGGAGCCTTGCTGTCGCAGGAAAATCCTTCGTCGGTGGTGTGTGCAAATCAAATAAATCGTGTGCGATAGCAGAATTTGGTATTGCAGATAGTCTGTCATCGGGTTTTACATCATCTATCATTGCTGCTCATGAGATCGGTCATGT TTTAGGAATGCGACACGATTCAGTACTGTGTGATTATGACAAAGGCATTATGAGCCCTAACATGGGACCTGTAGGCTTTATGGGATGGTCCTGGTGTAGTCGTTATACAGCTGAAGAACTTTGGACTACACCAAAGTGTCTTGGAGATCGTACGAAATCGAAAGATGCCTATGATCATTCGCGTTATCACGATTTACCCGGAAGAGAATGGACCGCCAAAGCTcaatgcgaaatattttttcgcgacAAAGATGCAAACGTAGTCTCGTTGCTTGATATATGTAAATCCTTACAATGCGAAACGCCTCACAAAAGTAGGCATTACTTTACGGGACCAGCGTTGGAAG GAACTAATTGCGCATTAAAGAAGGAATGTCGTGGAGGCGAATGCGTGCCCATTTCCGAACCGCCATACATTCtcaaatattatgaaaatgataactggagtgaatggaaagaaGACACCTGTCAAAGTAGTTGCTTGGTCAAATCTAAAGGCGTTAAAGTCAAACGACGTTCTTGTAAACATGGAAGTAACAGATCGGCGAGTTGTAAAGGGCCATATTACGACGTGGTTCTGTGTGATGATTCGTTACTCTGTACTGAGAAACGCAAAAGGATTGACTCacatattgaaataaagtGCGAGCGCGTGAActattttgcgaaaaaaaacaattttaccaTGAcgtttgaattatatatagatatagagCCAGGTTGGCAGGCCGCTCATGATAACGAAAAACCATGGAAGGCCTGTACTATACACTGCCGACTAAAAAATTCATCTACTCTCTACGCACCACGCCTTGAAATGATCAACTTTAATATGGTcccatactttccagatggaACGTGGTGTCACAAGGAAGATGGCGAGAATTATTACTGTCGCCAACATTACTGTTTGCCGGAAACCTACAGTTATAATGGTTAA
- the LOC105668556 gene encoding A disintegrin and metalloproteinase with thrombospondin motifs adt-2-like isoform X5: MDGMTRKTINVYSKQEGHVFLKDETLEIRPLRDDFASLTSIDDHCVKEEINISFGKPHLIKRSLQLFADSSFRKFDNFKRKQRHAQDTQKKLTVKLAVFFDEAAHRTFMPFLDKDEEKLRMMILAYVNNVQAMFHHPSLGVSIDILLVHIEILDKQPSNLPVLDGNSDKLRKTFCKYAKTRNPSDNNDPHHWDIGLYLTRVNIYGTCISVAGRSFLGGVCKSNESCAIVEFGVANSVTSGFTSSFTAAHEIGHVLEMRHDSLLCGYDKGIMSPRMGRVGHMTWSECSRYTAEELWTTPKCLGNHTRSKDVYDHSRYHDLPGREWTAKAQCEIFFRDKDANVVSLLDICKSLQCEMPHKNEYNFTGPALEGTHCALGKECRGGECVPVLEPPYIFKYCEDYIWSEWKEGTCQSSCTQASKGVKVRRRSCKHGNNITASCEGPYYDVVLCDDSLLCTEERKKIELNVEKKCMKLNFFAIMYNLDLMFEFDVESKWRVLHDVEKPWKACTIHCRLENSSLYAPRLEIIDFNIDPYFPDGTLCHKEDGENYYCRQHYCLPERYN, from the exons ATGGATGG CATGACACGCAAGACCATTAATGTATATTCAAAGCAGGAAGGACACGTTTTTCTGAAAGATGAAACATTGGAAATTAGACCTTTGCGGGATGACTTTGCATCTTTGACCTCAATCGACGATCATTGCGTTAAAGAAgagataaatatatcatttggCAAACCTCACTTAATTAAACGAtcattgcaattatttgcTGATTCAAGTTTTCGtaaattcgataattttaaacgaaagCAACGTCATGCGCAAGacacgcaaaaaaaattaactgtaAAACTGGCTGTGTTCTTCGACGAAGCCGCACATCGTACGTTCATGCCTTTTCTGGACAAAGATGAAGAAAAGTTGCGCATGATGATATTAGCGTATGTGAATAATGTTCAAGCTATGTTCCATCATCCTAGTTTGGGTGTTTCCATCGATATTTTGTTGGTACATATCGAAATCTTGGATAAACAACCATCAAATTTGCCAGTCCTTGATGGTAACAGTGATAAACTGCGCAAAACGTTTTGCAAATACGCGAAAACTCGCAATCCTTCGGACAACAATGATCCGCATCACTGGGACATTGGTCTTTATCTAACCAGAGTAAACATTTATGGCACGTGCATTTCTGTCGCAGGAAGATCCTTTCTCGGTGGTGTGTGCAAATCAAATGAATCGTGTGCGATAGTCGAATTCGGTGTTGCAAATAGTGTGACATCAGGTTTTACATCATCTTTCACTGCTGCTCATGAGATCGGCCATGT TTTAGAAATGCGACACGATTCATTACTGTGTGGTTATGACAAAGGTATTATGAGCCCTCGCATGGGACGTGTAGGCCATATGACATGGTCCGAGTGTAGTCGTTATACAGCTGAAGAACTCTGGACTACACCAAAGTGTCTTGGAAATCATACGAGATCGAAAGACGTCTATGACCATTCGCGTTATCACGATTTACCCGGAAGGGAATGGACCGCCAAAGCTcaatgcgaaatattttttcgcgacAAAGATGCAAACGTAGTTTCATTGCTTGATATATGTAAATCCTTACAATGCGAAATGCCTCACAAAAATGAGTATAATTTTACCGGACCGGCGTTGGAAG gTACTCATTGCGCATTAGGGAAGGAATGTCGCGGAGGAGAATGCGTGCCCGTTCTCGAACCGCCATACATTTTCAAGTATTGTGAAGATTATATTtggagtgaatggaaagaaGGCACCTGTCAAAGTAGTTGCACGCAGGCATCTAAAGGCGTAAAAGTCAGACGACGTTCTTGCAAACATGGAAATAACATAACGGCGAGTTGTGAAGGGCCATATTACGATGTGGTTCTGTGCGATGATTCGTTACTCTGTACTGAGGAACGCAAAAAGATCGAATTAAATGTTGAGAAAAAGTGCATGAAATTGAACTTTTTCgcaataatgtataatttggACTTGATGTTTGAATTCGATGTAGAGTCAAAATGGCGGGTTCTTCATGATGTCGAAAAACCATGGAAGGCCTGTACTATCCACTGCCGATTAGAAAATTCATCTCTTTACGCACCACGCTTGGAAATAATCGACTTTAATATTGAcccatactttccagatggaACGTTGTGTCACAAGGAAGATGGCGAGAATTATTATTGCCGCCAACATTATTGTCTGCCGGAAAGATATAACTGa
- the LOC105668557 gene encoding A disintegrin and metalloproteinase with thrombospondin motifs adt-2-like — protein sequence MYLISNLIYKKTLIKHFQILILKNAENKMFLILELLIIFLLKETYAYINQDIEKILLPAWNSTSAEKIPLTLKIFGKQIQLNLRRNDQIVSSKFKAWKRDAKSITEKLIPQLYASDPCNYYHEDQITTAAINFCQQNGWEGFVFLKHETLEIKPLPDHFASLITIDDLCVKEEINISFGRPHLIKKTLQLSADSSFRKFDNFKRKRRHVQNTQEKLAIELAVFFDEAAYRTFMPFLDEDEEKLRMMILAYVNNIQAMFHHLSLGVSIDISLVHLEFLDKQPSNLPVFDGNDVKLREAFCKYAKARNPPDDNDPHHWDIGLYLTGINIYGTSIDDAGISFIGGVCKSSISCAIVEFGIANSLSSGFTSSVAAAHEIGHVLGMRHDSILCDYDKGIMTPGLGPVGHMTWSECSRNTAEKLWTTPKCLADHTRSEDALDHSSYHDLPGREWTAKAQCEIFFRDKDANVISLLDICKSLQCETPHKNEYYFTGPALEGTNCALKKECRGGECVPIFEPPYILEYCEDDNWSEWKESTCESSCLVKSKGVKVKRRSCKHGSNRTASCKGPYYDVVLCDDTLLCTEKRKKIHLYTVTKCTQFNLFAKSIKMELPFELEMKPGWQAAHDVEKPWKACTIHCRLKNSSTLYAPRLEMINFNMIPYFPDGTWCHKKDGENYYCRQHYCLPETYSYNG from the exons atgtatttaataagtaatttaatatataaaaaaacattaataaaacattttcaaatactaatattgaaaaacgcagaaaacaaaatgtttctcATATTGGAattgctaataatatttttattaaaagaaacgtACGCATATATCAATCAagatatcgaaaaaatattgctgcCGGCATGGAATTCGACAAGCGCAGAAAAA ATACCActaactttgaaaatttttggaaaacaaattcaattaaaccTGCGTAGAAACGACCAGATTGTATCGTCCAAGTTTAAAGCATGGAAACGTGATGCTAAAAGTATCACAGAAAAACTTATTCCGCAATTATACGCATCTGATCCTTGCAATTATTACCACGAAGATCAAATCACCACAGCGGCCATAAACTTTTGTCAACAAAATGGATGG GAAGGATTCGTTTTTCTGAAACATGAAACATTGGAAATTAAACCTTTGCCGGATCACTTTGCGTCTTTGATCACAATCGACGATCTTTGCGTTAAAGAAgagataaatatatcatttggCAGACCtcacttaattaaaaaaacattgcaaTTATCTGCTGATTCAAGTTTTCGaaaattcgataattttaaacgaaagCGACGTCATGTACAAAATACCCAAGAAAAATTAGCCATAGAACTGGCTGTGTTCTTCGATGAAGCCGCATATCGTACGTTCATGCCTTTTCTGGACGAAGATGAAGAAAAGTTACGCATGATGATATTAGCGTATGTGAATAATATTCAAGCTATGTTCCATCATCTTAGTTTGGGTGTTTCTATCGATATTTCGTTGGTACATTTAGAATTCTTGGATAAACAACCGTCAAATTTACCAGTTTTTGACGGTAACGATGTGAAATTGCGCGAGGCGTTCTGCAAATACGCGAAAGCTCGCAATCCTCCGGACGACAATGATCCGCATCACTGGGACATTGGTCTTTACCTAACTGGAATAAACATTTATGGTACGAGCATTGATGACGCAGGAATATCCTTCATCGGTGGTGTGTGCAAATCAAGTATATCATGTGCAATAGTCGAGTTTGGTATTGCAAATAGTTTGTCATCGGGTTTTACGTCATCTGTCGCTGCTGCTCATGAGATCGGCCATGT CTTAGGAATGCGACACGATTCAATACTGTGTGATTATGACAAAGGCATTATGACTCCTGGCCTGGGACCCGTAGGCCATATGACATGGTCCGAGTGTAGTCGTAATACAGCTGAAAAACTCTGGACTACACCAAAGTGTCTTGCAGATCATACAAGATCGGAAGACGCCTTGGACCATTCGAGCTATCATGATTTACCCGGAAGAGAATGGACCGCCAAAGCTcaatgcgaaatattttttcgcgacAAGGATGCAAACGTAATCTCGTTGCTTGATATATGTAAATCCTTACAATGCGAAACGCctcataaaaatgaatattactTTACGGGACCGGCGTTGGAAG GAACTAATTGCGCATTAAAAAAGGAATGTCGCGGAGGAGAATGCGTGCCCATTTTCGAACCGCCATACATTCTCGAATATTGTGAAGATGATAACtggagtgaatggaaagaaAGCACCTGTGAAAGTAGTTGCTTGGTCAAATCTAAAGGCGTTAAAGTCAAACGACGTTCTTGTAAACATGGAAGTAACAGAACGGCGAGTTGTAAAGGGCCATATTACGACGTTGTTCTGTGCGATGATACGTTACTCTGCACGGAGAAACGTAAAAAGATCCATTTATATACTGTAACAAAATGCACGCAATTCAATCTTTTCGCAAAATCAATCAAAATGGAATTGCCGTTTGAATTAGAAATGAAGCCAGGATGGCAGGCCGCTCATGATGTCGAGAAGCCATGGAAGGCCTGTACTATACACTGCCGACTAAAAAATTCATCTACTCTCTACGCACCACGCCTTGAAATGATCAACTTTAATATGATcccatactttccagatggaACGTGGTGTCACAAGAAAGATGGCGAGAATTATTACTGTCGCCAACATTACTGTTTGCCGGAAACCTACAGTTATAATGGTTAA
- the LOC105668556 gene encoding A disintegrin and metalloproteinase with thrombospondin motifs adt-2-like isoform X3, with product MFLILKLVLIFLLNETYAYIEQDIERILFPSWNSTIAKEIPLTLKIFGKQVQLNLCRNNQIVSSKFKAWKRDAKSITDELIPQLYASDPCHYFHKDHISTAAINFCQEHGWQEGHVFLKDETLEIRPLRDDFASLTSIDDHCVKEEINISFGKPHLIKRSLQLFADSSFRKFDNFKRKQRHAQDTQKKLTVKLAVFFDEAAHRTFMPFLDKDEEKLRMMILAYVNNVQAMFHHPSLGVSIDILLVHIEILDKQPSNLPVLDGNSDKLRKTFCKYAKTRNPSDNNDPHHWDIGLYLTRVNIYGTCISVAGRSFLGGVCKSNESCAIVEFGVANSVTSGFTSSFTAAHEIGHVLEMRHDSLLCGYDKGIMSPRMGRVGHMTWSECSRYTAEELWTTPKCLGNHTRSKDVYDHSRYHDLPGREWTAKAQCEIFFRDKDANVVSLLDICKSLQCEMPHKNEYNFTGPALEGTHCALGKECRGGECVPVLEPPYIFKYCEDYIWSEWKEGTCQSSCTQASKGVKVRRRSCKHGNNITASCEGPYYDVVLCDDSLLCTEERKKIELNVEKKCMKLNFFAIMYNLDLMFEFDVESKWRVLHDVEKPWKACTIHCRLENSSLYAPRLEIIDFNIDPYFPDGTLCHKEDGENYYCRQHYCLPERYN from the exons ATGTTTCTCATATTGAAATTggtgttaatatttttgttaaatgaaaCGTACGCATATATCGAGCAAGATAtcgaaagaatattatttccgTCATGGAATTCGACAATTGCAAAAGAA ATACCACTAACtctgaaaatttttggaaaacaagTTCAATTAAACCTGTGTAGAAACAACCAGATTGTATCCTCCAAGTTTAAAGCATGGAAACGTGACGCTAAAAGCATCACGGACGAACTCATTCCGCAATTATACGCATCTGATCCTTGCcattattttcacaaagatCATATCAGCACAGCGGCCATAAACTTTTGTCAAGAACATGGATGG CAGGAAGGACACGTTTTTCTGAAAGATGAAACATTGGAAATTAGACCTTTGCGGGATGACTTTGCATCTTTGACCTCAATCGACGATCATTGCGTTAAAGAAgagataaatatatcatttggCAAACCTCACTTAATTAAACGAtcattgcaattatttgcTGATTCAAGTTTTCGtaaattcgataattttaaacgaaagCAACGTCATGCGCAAGacacgcaaaaaaaattaactgtaAAACTGGCTGTGTTCTTCGACGAAGCCGCACATCGTACGTTCATGCCTTTTCTGGACAAAGATGAAGAAAAGTTGCGCATGATGATATTAGCGTATGTGAATAATGTTCAAGCTATGTTCCATCATCCTAGTTTGGGTGTTTCCATCGATATTTTGTTGGTACATATCGAAATCTTGGATAAACAACCATCAAATTTGCCAGTCCTTGATGGTAACAGTGATAAACTGCGCAAAACGTTTTGCAAATACGCGAAAACTCGCAATCCTTCGGACAACAATGATCCGCATCACTGGGACATTGGTCTTTATCTAACCAGAGTAAACATTTATGGCACGTGCATTTCTGTCGCAGGAAGATCCTTTCTCGGTGGTGTGTGCAAATCAAATGAATCGTGTGCGATAGTCGAATTCGGTGTTGCAAATAGTGTGACATCAGGTTTTACATCATCTTTCACTGCTGCTCATGAGATCGGCCATGT TTTAGAAATGCGACACGATTCATTACTGTGTGGTTATGACAAAGGTATTATGAGCCCTCGCATGGGACGTGTAGGCCATATGACATGGTCCGAGTGTAGTCGTTATACAGCTGAAGAACTCTGGACTACACCAAAGTGTCTTGGAAATCATACGAGATCGAAAGACGTCTATGACCATTCGCGTTATCACGATTTACCCGGAAGGGAATGGACCGCCAAAGCTcaatgcgaaatattttttcgcgacAAAGATGCAAACGTAGTTTCATTGCTTGATATATGTAAATCCTTACAATGCGAAATGCCTCACAAAAATGAGTATAATTTTACCGGACCGGCGTTGGAAG gTACTCATTGCGCATTAGGGAAGGAATGTCGCGGAGGAGAATGCGTGCCCGTTCTCGAACCGCCATACATTTTCAAGTATTGTGAAGATTATATTtggagtgaatggaaagaaGGCACCTGTCAAAGTAGTTGCACGCAGGCATCTAAAGGCGTAAAAGTCAGACGACGTTCTTGCAAACATGGAAATAACATAACGGCGAGTTGTGAAGGGCCATATTACGATGTGGTTCTGTGCGATGATTCGTTACTCTGTACTGAGGAACGCAAAAAGATCGAATTAAATGTTGAGAAAAAGTGCATGAAATTGAACTTTTTCgcaataatgtataatttggACTTGATGTTTGAATTCGATGTAGAGTCAAAATGGCGGGTTCTTCATGATGTCGAAAAACCATGGAAGGCCTGTACTATCCACTGCCGATTAGAAAATTCATCTCTTTACGCACCACGCTTGGAAATAATCGACTTTAATATTGAcccatactttccagatggaACGTTGTGTCACAAGGAAGATGGCGAGAATTATTATTGCCGCCAACATTATTGTCTGCCGGAAAGATATAACTGa
- the LOC105668556 gene encoding A disintegrin and metalloproteinase with thrombospondin motifs adt-2-like isoform X4 translates to MFLILKLVLIFLLNETYAYIEQDIERILFPSWNSTIAKEIPLTLKIFGKQVQLNLCRNNQIVSSKFKAWKRDAKSITDELIPQLYASDPCHYFHKDHISTAAINFCQEHGWEGHVFLKDETLEIRPLRDDFASLTSIDDHCVKEEINISFGKPHLIKRSLQLFADSSFRKFDNFKRKQRHAQDTQKKLTVKLAVFFDEAAHRTFMPFLDKDEEKLRMMILAYVNNVQAMFHHPSLGVSIDILLVHIEILDKQPSNLPVLDGNSDKLRKTFCKYAKTRNPSDNNDPHHWDIGLYLTRVNIYGTCISVAGRSFLGGVCKSNESCAIVEFGVANSVTSGFTSSFTAAHEIGHVLEMRHDSLLCGYDKGIMSPRMGRVGHMTWSECSRYTAEELWTTPKCLGNHTRSKDVYDHSRYHDLPGREWTAKAQCEIFFRDKDANVVSLLDICKSLQCEMPHKNEYNFTGPALEGTHCALGKECRGGECVPVLEPPYIFKYCEDYIWSEWKEGTCQSSCTQASKGVKVRRRSCKHGNNITASCEGPYYDVVLCDDSLLCTEERKKIELNVEKKCMKLNFFAIMYNLDLMFEFDVESKWRVLHDVEKPWKACTIHCRLENSSLYAPRLEIIDFNIDPYFPDGTLCHKEDGENYYCRQHYCLPERYN, encoded by the exons ATGTTTCTCATATTGAAATTggtgttaatatttttgttaaatgaaaCGTACGCATATATCGAGCAAGATAtcgaaagaatattatttccgTCATGGAATTCGACAATTGCAAAAGAA ATACCACTAACtctgaaaatttttggaaaacaagTTCAATTAAACCTGTGTAGAAACAACCAGATTGTATCCTCCAAGTTTAAAGCATGGAAACGTGACGCTAAAAGCATCACGGACGAACTCATTCCGCAATTATACGCATCTGATCCTTGCcattattttcacaaagatCATATCAGCACAGCGGCCATAAACTTTTGTCAAGAACATGGATGG GAAGGACACGTTTTTCTGAAAGATGAAACATTGGAAATTAGACCTTTGCGGGATGACTTTGCATCTTTGACCTCAATCGACGATCATTGCGTTAAAGAAgagataaatatatcatttggCAAACCTCACTTAATTAAACGAtcattgcaattatttgcTGATTCAAGTTTTCGtaaattcgataattttaaacgaaagCAACGTCATGCGCAAGacacgcaaaaaaaattaactgtaAAACTGGCTGTGTTCTTCGACGAAGCCGCACATCGTACGTTCATGCCTTTTCTGGACAAAGATGAAGAAAAGTTGCGCATGATGATATTAGCGTATGTGAATAATGTTCAAGCTATGTTCCATCATCCTAGTTTGGGTGTTTCCATCGATATTTTGTTGGTACATATCGAAATCTTGGATAAACAACCATCAAATTTGCCAGTCCTTGATGGTAACAGTGATAAACTGCGCAAAACGTTTTGCAAATACGCGAAAACTCGCAATCCTTCGGACAACAATGATCCGCATCACTGGGACATTGGTCTTTATCTAACCAGAGTAAACATTTATGGCACGTGCATTTCTGTCGCAGGAAGATCCTTTCTCGGTGGTGTGTGCAAATCAAATGAATCGTGTGCGATAGTCGAATTCGGTGTTGCAAATAGTGTGACATCAGGTTTTACATCATCTTTCACTGCTGCTCATGAGATCGGCCATGT TTTAGAAATGCGACACGATTCATTACTGTGTGGTTATGACAAAGGTATTATGAGCCCTCGCATGGGACGTGTAGGCCATATGACATGGTCCGAGTGTAGTCGTTATACAGCTGAAGAACTCTGGACTACACCAAAGTGTCTTGGAAATCATACGAGATCGAAAGACGTCTATGACCATTCGCGTTATCACGATTTACCCGGAAGGGAATGGACCGCCAAAGCTcaatgcgaaatattttttcgcgacAAAGATGCAAACGTAGTTTCATTGCTTGATATATGTAAATCCTTACAATGCGAAATGCCTCACAAAAATGAGTATAATTTTACCGGACCGGCGTTGGAAG gTACTCATTGCGCATTAGGGAAGGAATGTCGCGGAGGAGAATGCGTGCCCGTTCTCGAACCGCCATACATTTTCAAGTATTGTGAAGATTATATTtggagtgaatggaaagaaGGCACCTGTCAAAGTAGTTGCACGCAGGCATCTAAAGGCGTAAAAGTCAGACGACGTTCTTGCAAACATGGAAATAACATAACGGCGAGTTGTGAAGGGCCATATTACGATGTGGTTCTGTGCGATGATTCGTTACTCTGTACTGAGGAACGCAAAAAGATCGAATTAAATGTTGAGAAAAAGTGCATGAAATTGAACTTTTTCgcaataatgtataatttggACTTGATGTTTGAATTCGATGTAGAGTCAAAATGGCGGGTTCTTCATGATGTCGAAAAACCATGGAAGGCCTGTACTATCCACTGCCGATTAGAAAATTCATCTCTTTACGCACCACGCTTGGAAATAATCGACTTTAATATTGAcccatactttccagatggaACGTTGTGTCACAAGGAAGATGGCGAGAATTATTATTGCCGCCAACATTATTGTCTGCCGGAAAGATATAACTGa